One stretch of Oncorhynchus tshawytscha isolate Ot180627B linkage group LG19, Otsh_v2.0, whole genome shotgun sequence DNA includes these proteins:
- the zgc:56585 gene encoding 15-hydroxyprostaglandin dehydrogenase [NAD(+)] isoform X1 translates to MALHGKVALVTGAVQGLGKGFSEILLQKGAKVALLDINESGGKDLKAAFDKEYGPDRTLFLTCTVESEEQLKDAFQKTVEAFGGLDIVCNNAGIVDEMNWEKCVSINLNGVVRGTYLALQHMKKQNRGQGGVIINIASMAGLGPLLTAPIYTATKHGVVGFSRAMADVSRLCDYGVRINVLCPAFVQTAILSSLNSEETAGQFAGLRGVAEKLLEQFGVLEVSEVAKNFLKLVTDESRNGEALLVRKEGASYVTFHQVASQLPSILAPSL, encoded by the exons ATGGCGTTACATGGCAAAGTGGCTTTAGTGACTGGTGCGGTGCAAGGTTTGGGAAAAGGTTTCTCAGAAATTCTTTTGCAAAAAGGAGCAAAG GTAGCCCTGTTGGATATAAATGAGTCAGGGGGGAAGGATTTGAAGGCTGCCTTTGATAAAGAATATGGACCAGACAGAACACTGTTTCTTACCTGCACCGTTGAATCTGAGGAACAACTAAAAG ATGCCTTTCAGAAAACGGTAGAGGCGTTTGGGGGCTTAGACATCGTCTGCAACAACGCTGGTATCGTCGATGAGATGAACTGGGAGAaatgtgtgtctataaacctc AATGGAGTGGTGAGAGGCACATATCTGGCTCTCCAGCACATGAAAAAGCAGAACAGAGGGCAGGGAGGCGTCATCATCAACATAGCGTCTATGGCAG GTCTGGGTCCTCTGCTGACTGCTCCCATCTACACAGCCACCAAACACGGGGTGGTGGGGTTCAGTAGGGCTATGGCG GATGTCTCCCGTTTGTGTGACTACGGGGTGCGAATTAATGTCCTCTGCCCTGCTTTCGTCCAAACcgccatcctctcctccctgaattcagaggagactgcgggaCAGTTCGCAGGTCTGAGGGGAGTGGCAGAGAAACTACTGGAACAGTTTGGTGTGCTTGA AGTCTCTGAGGTAGCCAAGAACTTCTTGAAGCTGGTGACGGATGAGAGTCGAAACGGAGAGGCCCTTTTGGTACGGAAGGAGGGAGCTTCATACGTAACGTTTCACCAAGTGGCTTCCCAGCTGCCCAGTATCCTAGCCCCCTCTCTGTAG
- the zgc:56585 gene encoding 15-hydroxyprostaglandin dehydrogenase [NAD(+)] isoform X2, whose protein sequence is MNWEKCVSINLNGVVRGTYLALQHMKKQNRGQGGVIINIASMAGLGPLLTAPIYTATKHGVVGFSRAMADVSRLCDYGVRINVLCPAFVQTAILSSLNSEETAGQFAGLRGVAEKLLEQFGVLEVSEVAKNFLKLVTDESRNGEALLVRKEGASYVTFHQVASQLPSILAPSL, encoded by the exons ATGAACTGGGAGAaatgtgtgtctataaacctc AATGGAGTGGTGAGAGGCACATATCTGGCTCTCCAGCACATGAAAAAGCAGAACAGAGGGCAGGGAGGCGTCATCATCAACATAGCGTCTATGGCAG GTCTGGGTCCTCTGCTGACTGCTCCCATCTACACAGCCACCAAACACGGGGTGGTGGGGTTCAGTAGGGCTATGGCG GATGTCTCCCGTTTGTGTGACTACGGGGTGCGAATTAATGTCCTCTGCCCTGCTTTCGTCCAAACcgccatcctctcctccctgaattcagaggagactgcgggaCAGTTCGCAGGTCTGAGGGGAGTGGCAGAGAAACTACTGGAACAGTTTGGTGTGCTTGA AGTCTCTGAGGTAGCCAAGAACTTCTTGAAGCTGGTGACGGATGAGAGTCGAAACGGAGAGGCCCTTTTGGTACGGAAGGAGGGAGCTTCATACGTAACGTTTCACCAAGTGGCTTCCCAGCTGCCCAGTATCCTAGCCCCCTCTCTGTAG